TTTGTCACGAACGTCCCTTGGCCTCTATAAGTCACAATTAATTTCTTCCTCTCTAGCTCTTGATAAGTCCTAGCTGCCGTAGTCGGATTAACACGCCTATCTGCTGCAAGATCTCTGACAGAAGGAAGCCGTGAACCAGCCGGAATAAGACCACTGACAATACGAGCACGGATCTGCTCAACAAACTGCTCATAGATCGGACGTGAAGGATCAGTCTGAAAATGATCGGGCAGCAACTCAGTTTCTTCTTTCATGAATTCAACCCCACTATATAGCTCATTTAGAGCTATTATTGTAACGCTTGTTGTAACGGGTGTATGGATACATGCCATACAATATGCAGTTAGTGTACCATGGGGGACCATACAACCGCAAGACCAGAAATTGCTCGTTCGGCCGCTTCTCCCCGATTAACGCACTGACGGCTACTTAGATTTGCTCGTTCAGACACTTTTCCTCGATTAACGCACTGACGGCTACTTAGATCTTCTCGCTCGGACACTTTTCCCCTAATAACGCACTGACGGCTACTTAGATTTGCTCGTTCGGACGTTTTTCACCAATTAACGCACTGACGGCTACTTAGATCTTCTCGCTCGGACACTTTTCACCGATTAACGCACTGACGGCTACTTAGATTTGCTCGTTCGGACGCTTTTCACCGATTAACGCACTGACGGCTACTTAGATTTGCTCATTCGGATTCTTTTCCTCGATTAACGCACTGAGGGCTACTAACAACCTCCGCAACAGTCGATCATATCGCTTAACTCTGCTACAAATCGGGTTGGTGGTAGGACTCATATGTTGGCGCTTGTATTTGAGTGCTGGTATGTTGGGGCTACTATGTTGGGGCTACTATGTTGGGGCTACTATGTTTGGGGCTACTATGTTGGGGCTACTATGTTTGGGCTACTATGTTGGGGCTACTATGTTGGGCTACTATGTTGGGGCTACTATGTTGGGGCTACTATGTTGGGGCTACTATGTTGGGGCTACTATGTTGGGGCTACTATGTTGGGGCTACTATGTTGGGGCTACTATGTTGGGGCTACTATGTTGGGGCTACTATGTTGGGGCTACTATGTTGGGGCTAGTACGAGCTCAACTCAAACAAAAAAAGCCATCCCTCAGCCAATTTCATAGCTGGAGATAGCCCCATTTACAATTACCTTAAGATGCGTCTGCAGCGACCAGTAATGCTGCACCGATGGCACCCGCTTCTTTACCTAGCAGAGGTGTAACAATTCGCAGACCTGCAGCCATGGATTTAATGGCACGATCAGCAATGACTTGATGCATCGGATCTAGTAAAAGGGGGCCAATGCTTGCCGCCCCGCCGCCAATAATGATTACTTCCGGGTTTATCGCATGTATAGCACTAATAAGTCCCGCACCAAGCGCCTGTCCAGCCTCTTGAAGAACTCGCACAGACAGCTCCTCGCCCTCGGATGCTGCTTCTGCTACATGACGAGAAGTAATTGGATTTCCTCCCGCTTTCTCCAATAACAATGCAGCCTTCTCTGGAAGCTCTGCCGCCTCCTGCTGAGCTCTTCTAGCAATTGCAGTGCCAGATGCATACAGCTCCAGACAGCCGACATTTCCACAAAGACATCTCGGGCCATTCCAATCAATCGTGATATGGCCTAGCTCTCCCGCACTCGAATCTCTACCTCGAATTAACTGACCGGAGCTAACAATTCCAGCCCCAATTCCCGTCGACACGGTAATAAAGACACAATTTTTCGTTCCTTTGCCAGCACCTACCGCCCATTCCCCGTAGGCTGCCGCATTTGCATCATTTTCTATATTCACACGCACACCGAAAGCCTGCTCCAATTGTTTGCCTAGAGGAATATTAATCCACCCTAAGTTGGATGCTTGCGCAACAATACCTTCTTCGGCAATCAATGTACCAGCAGTAGCTACTCCAATGCTAGCCAAGGAATAACTAGGCTCCATGCAATTTTGCAGCAATTCAATCATTCGCTTAATAACAGCTTCGGGGCCTTCTTGAGCATTCGTGCTCGTCTCCGATTTTTTCAGGACTTCTCCCGCTTCATTCAGGAGAACGACCAACAGTTTAGTCCCACCTAGATCAATACCTGCGTATACTTTATTATGCATGTGGTCCTCCAATTAAGTTCTATACTTCTCCAAGCACACGAGTCTCGGAATCATCTATTTGATAGTTTAGCATAATTAATACGGAGAGGAAAATAAATACCATTTTACACCCAATTAAATAATAATCCCGCTAGATTCGTATTCATCTAATAGGTAAACTAAACGCTTTAATCCAATCTCTGGCTATTAAAGCCGGGAGAGGCTTGCTAAACAAAAATCCCTGAATACAATTACATTCATATTTTTTAAGATAGTCTAATTGAACATATTTCTCTACACCCTCCGCCACGACTTTCATCCCCATCCCCTTAGCCAATTGAATAATGAGTCCCGTTAATGGCTGATCTTCCTGGTTTTCCGGAATGTGCTCAATGAAGCTCTTGTCAATCTTAAGCGTTGTTATCGGCAGCCTCATTAAGTGACTTAGTGACGAGAACCCCCTCCCGAAATCATCAAGAGCAATATTAATACCATACTCTTTTAACCGAGTCAGCTTATCCGCAACTAAATCCATAGATTCAATCATCATTGACTCTGTAACCTCAAGCTCCAAGTAACAAGGGTCTAGACCTGTTTCCCGCAAAATATCTAGTACCCGTTCCTCAAAACGATGCCCAATCAGCTGAACAACCGAAACGTTAACTGAGACAATCGGTTTATTTTCCTCACTCTCATGAATACCACGAATGAATTTGCAGGCTGTCCGCAGTACCCATTCTCCCATAGGAATAATCAAATGCGACTCTTCTGCAAGCCGTATAAATTGATCTGGTGGAATTCTACCTAACTCCGAGCTGTTCCAACGAATTAACGCCTCGAAGCCCTCAATACGTGAATTTTCTAAATTGATTTGTGGCTGATAATGAAGCTCAAATTCTTCATTTTCTAACCCGTATCTTAGAAGCCGTATCATATCTGCCCGCTGTTGTAACGGCATACTAAAAGAAGCATCATAGAATGCAAGCCCATTTCCACCCTGCTTCTTAGTATGGTATAGAGCAATTTCAGCATTTTTCATCAGCTGCTCAAGTGTCCGACCATGGATTGGAAAATGGGAGATTCCGATGCTTCCAGTCATATGCATGCGATGCTCGTCAACAACACAAGGCTTCTCAAACAAGCTAAGTAACTGCTCGACCCTTAATGGCAACCTATCGAGAGGCTCATGGGAAACAATAATCCAATCATCTCCACCCAATCGGTACAGCTGCTCCGAGGCTAGTAGCTCATTGACCAATCTTTTGGAAAACTCCTGAACTAATCGATCTCCAAACGCATGTCCAAGCGTATCGTTAACGTATTTAAATTCATCTAGATCCAAGTGAAGCAACGAGGTGTTTTTGTGCAAAATTACAATCTCATTCAGCGCCAGCCTATTCGGCAATCCGGTTAGCTGGTCTCGAAAGGCAATATGGCGCAGCTCCTCCCGGCTATTAAGAAGCTCCATATATTGATTGTGAAGCTTGCGCTCTGCCACCCTCATTCGAAGAGTTGCTTTATAGATTAAATAGAACAATAAAATGGCCGTCATCACGATATACGACCAGCCCTTAATCAGACTCATTTGCTCAAACATCTCTTTGTCTTGTACGAGAGAGCTTAACGCCTTATCCGAGAACAAAATCCATAATGCGCCGCAAATCAAATAAATGATAGAAATTCGCAAAGAGGCTGCGAACGGCATTTGTACTTTATAAGCTTTGATTTGCTCATGGCCCTGTTTCGACACGGATTGTCCTCCCTGCATTCTATGTTCACTCAAATGCATAAATACGACCTTATCTTAGTCTATTCTCCAAAAAATAATAGATTCCTCCGTTTATATCGGAAGTTAGGATGATATCAATAAGGATGATGGGGACTTCATTGTAAAATTCTGTTGTTTTTAGTGCTAAGTGATTTCTTTCGTTTTCCTCGCCACTCCGATACGACAACTCCTACCAACACAAGAGCCGCACCGAAATAACCTTTAAGTGACAATGTTTCATGGGCGAACAAGAATCCAAACAAAGCAGCAAACACAGGTTCAAGCGCAAATATTAGTCCTGTTCGGGTAGGAGTCGTGTACTTTTGTGCCAATGGCTGGACAATAAATCCGAAAGCACTGCAGACGATGCTTAGTGCGAGTACCGCTATCCATCCATTTGAAGAATTAGGGTACGTGGGCGTTTCAAAAATAATGGAAAAGATCAATCCAAAACCACCCGCGAACCCCAATTGTATAATCCCCAAGTTTAATGCATCCGTTACTTTCGCTGCATATCCGGTAATCAAAATATGTATTGCATATAACAACGCAGCCAAAATACATAAGAAATCTCCTGGATGAATACTTAACTTGCTATTTAGCGTCATCAGTCCAATACCTAGGATTGCAAGACAAACGCCAATGATAAGGCTTAACTGAAGTTTTCTCTTGTACACAATGACATAAATTAAGGGCAAAAATATTACCGTTAGGCTAACCAAAAATCCAGCATTTGATATAGTGGTCGTTTTTAAGCCAAACATAATTGATGTAAATACACCGAACAATACGAATCCTAGCAAAGCGCCATATTTTATAGTTATCGAATTGGTGTGACGTAAGCGTTTAAAGAAAATAATTGCTGCTACAACGAATGCAAGTCCGAAGCGGAGAGCGATCAAGTTAAATTCTTCTATAGAATTTAGTCCAAGCTTCATAAATATATATGATGATCCCCAACATATTGTGACCAGTAAAATAAGCAAATCAGCTTTTTGCGATTTCAACATCATCATCCTTTATTCAGCAAAGTTTAACAAAAGTATACTACGACCTTATACACAAGAATATTGAATCTTTGTTAAACTATACATGAACAAATCTCATGTTAAGGGATGGGCTTATCATTGAGTATTACGAAATACGAAGTTTTTATAAAAGTAGTCGAACAGGGGAGTCTGACAAAGGCTTCTGATTTGCTTGGATTGACCCAATCGGGAGTGAGTCATGCGATTAATAGTCTAGAAACGGAAATAGGATTTTCCCTGCTGCTCCGCGGTCGGTCAGGCATAAAATTAACTGCGAATGGAGAAAAACTATTAAAACCGATTCGTGAGATGCTGAACTGGAACGAACAAATAAAGCAGATTGTGACGTCTATTAATGGATTGGAAGCTGGCACAATCCGTATTGGCACCTTCACCAGCGTATCTGTTCACTGGCTTCCAGGTATATTGAAGCAATATCTGAATGAATATCCAAATATTGAAATCAAGCTGATTGAAGGCGATTATGAAGAGATAGAAAACTGGATTTCGAATGGTGAAATTGATTGCGGATTTATAACCATTCCTGCTCAAGGGCAATTTGAAGTTATTCCTCTCAAAAAGGATAGGATGTTGGCCATCCTACCATTGGATCATCCGTTGAGCCAACTCCCATATCTTCCTTTTTCCCAAATTGAAAAGGAGCCGTTCATCATTCCGAGTGAAGGATCTGATTATGATGTCAGACGAATATTAAATATAGCGTCGATTAAACCCAATATTAAATTCTCGTCAGATGATGATTATGCGATCATTGCAATGGTAGAGAACGGTCTAGGAATTAGTATACTTCCTGAGCTTGTTCTTCAGGGACGTGATCACAACGTCTGTTTACTAGAGCTAGAGGATCATAGCTTCCGGTCACTAGGCATTGCCATCCATTCTATGAAAGACGCATCACCTGCCGCAAGACGGTTCGTTAATTGTGTCCAACAATGGTTGGTCAGTTGGGAGAAGTGACAATAAGTAATAGCCTCCGTAGGTTAGAAGTCTAAAGCTCATTTGTTCCAAAGCGGAACTCTTATTTGAACAAAATAGGATGGTTTTATGTTGCAACGAACTCCAGACACCTTATATCCAGCAAAGTAGCTCTATTCCTCCTGCATATGACTCAATAACACCACTGGAGTTTAGAACAAAAAAGAAGTCATTTTTCTCGGCAATAAGCTCGATACGGTTCGTTAGCCAAGACACGGTTTGTTAGGACACACACTTCCCTCTTGGGGCGGGGGTGATAGCGATTTTATCCATTCTAATCGTCAAGAAAGCCATCAAAACCACGGTTCTCACGTGGAGTTGAAGGCTTCCTTAACTAAACTATTCAGCATTTAGTTATGCTTTTTATTCTGAAACTGGCTCGGTAACTGACTCAGTTCCCGGGTTAGTCACTGAGTTAGTTACCGGCTCAGTCCCCGGTTCAGTCACTTGCTCATCCGGCTCTTTCTCTATTTCCTTTTCTTCTTCCTTGTCTACCTCTTTTGACACCTTATGCGTCAAGCCCTTGGCCAACCATCTGTTGCCCTGCTCCGTTCGGATCTCGATCCATGAACCTTTTTCACGAATCGCCTCATAAATTCCAGCCGCCAGCCGCACTCTTGTATCCAAGTTCAAACTTGGCTTTGAATACGTATAGCTGGCTGCAACAAGCTCTACTTTGCTTGCTACAGCAACTGTCTGAACATTATTGATCCATAGCTCCGCGATTCTAGAGCCAAGCAGCCAAGGTGTATTTTGATGCTGCTCCCAAATGCGATCCCACTGGGAAAGTGCTACATTCGTTTCTCCTGAAGGCCTTCCTAGCTC
This portion of the Cohnella abietis genome encodes:
- a CDS encoding LysR family transcriptional regulator, with product MSITKYEVFIKVVEQGSLTKASDLLGLTQSGVSHAINSLETEIGFSLLLRGRSGIKLTANGEKLLKPIREMLNWNEQIKQIVTSINGLEAGTIRIGTFTSVSVHWLPGILKQYLNEYPNIEIKLIEGDYEEIENWISNGEIDCGFITIPAQGQFEVIPLKKDRMLAILPLDHPLSQLPYLPFSQIEKEPFIIPSEGSDYDVRRILNIASIKPNIKFSSDDDYAIIAMVENGLGISILPELVLQGRDHNVCLLELEDHSFRSLGIAIHSMKDASPAARRFVNCVQQWLVSWEK
- a CDS encoding GntR family transcriptional regulator, which produces MKEETELLPDHFQTDPSRPIYEQFVEQIRARIVSGLIPAGSRLPSVRDLAADRRVNPTTAARTYQELERKKLIVTYRGQGTFVTNSADTIQEARKEMAVEAVRQFKDIAQSLGLTVNEMIQLADQEEA
- a CDS encoding DMT family transporter yields the protein MKSQKADLLILLVTICWGSSYIFMKLGLNSIEEFNLIALRFGLAFVVAAIIFFKRLRHTNSITIKYGALLGFVLFGVFTSIMFGLKTTTISNAGFLVSLTVIFLPLIYVIVYKRKLQLSLIIGVCLAILGIGLMTLNSKLSIHPGDFLCILAALLYAIHILITGYAAKVTDALNLGIIQLGFAGGFGLIFSIIFETPTYPNSSNGWIAVLALSIVCSAFGFIVQPLAQKYTTPTRTGLIFALEPVFAALFGFLFAHETLSLKGYFGAALVLVGVVVSEWRGKRKKSLSTKNNRILQ
- a CDS encoding putative bifunctional diguanylate cyclase/phosphodiesterase, producing MSKQGHEQIKAYKVQMPFAASLRISIIYLICGALWILFSDKALSSLVQDKEMFEQMSLIKGWSYIVMTAILLFYLIYKATLRMRVAERKLHNQYMELLNSREELRHIAFRDQLTGLPNRLALNEIVILHKNTSLLHLDLDEFKYVNDTLGHAFGDRLVQEFSKRLVNELLASEQLYRLGGDDWIIVSHEPLDRLPLRVEQLLSLFEKPCVVDEHRMHMTGSIGISHFPIHGRTLEQLMKNAEIALYHTKKQGGNGLAFYDASFSMPLQQRADMIRLLRYGLENEEFELHYQPQINLENSRIEGFEALIRWNSSELGRIPPDQFIRLAEESHLIIPMGEWVLRTACKFIRGIHESEENKPIVSVNVSVVQLIGHRFEERVLDILRETGLDPCYLELEVTESMMIESMDLVADKLTRLKEYGINIALDDFGRGFSSLSHLMRLPITTLKIDKSFIEHIPENQEDQPLTGLIIQLAKGMGMKVVAEGVEKYVQLDYLKKYECNCIQGFLFSKPLPALIARDWIKAFSLPIR
- a CDS encoding ROK family protein, with product MHNKVYAGIDLGGTKLLVVLLNEAGEVLKKSETSTNAQEGPEAVIKRMIELLQNCMEPSYSLASIGVATAGTLIAEEGIVAQASNLGWINIPLGKQLEQAFGVRVNIENDANAAAYGEWAVGAGKGTKNCVFITVSTGIGAGIVSSGQLIRGRDSSAGELGHITIDWNGPRCLCGNVGCLELYASGTAIARRAQQEAAELPEKAALLLEKAGGNPITSRHVAEAASEGEELSVRVLQEAGQALGAGLISAIHAINPEVIIIGGGAASIGPLLLDPMHQVIADRAIKSMAAGLRIVTPLLGKEAGAIGAALLVAADAS